In Armatimonadota bacterium, the genomic stretch CTGGATTTCCAGTTTGAGGATCGCCGCTTGCGCCGCCAGCTTGATAAATGTTCTGTCCCAATCGGGTCAATCCCGCCGGGTTAGGGAAGGTTGTCAAAGTGATCGTCCCGAGTAGTTGCGGTTGATCTTGTCCAGGTAATTGAACGGAAACGTTTCCGTTCGCGCTCACAGAGAATGAGGTCGCGTTAGCTGGAACAGACATATTCGGGATCAGCTTGTAGCCGTCGCTGGTGACCAAAGTGCCGTCAGCATCGCGCTTGAAGCTTCCATCGCGGGTGTATCCGGTCGATCCGTCAGGTAGTTCGACGGCGAAAAACCCTTCGCCGGTGATCGCGAGTTCGTAAGGATTGCCGGTCGCTTGCAATCCACCTTGGCTAAAGTTGACGCTGTTGCCAGCGTATCGCGTACCCAATCCAACTTGGATGCCTCCGGGCAAACGTACAGTGCCGCTTGTTTCCGCGCCGCTCGGCTTGAGCGACTGGTACATCAGATCCTGGAATTCGGCTCGCATCCCCTTAAACGCCACCGTATTGATGTTCGAGAGGTTGTTTGAAATCACGTCAAGGTTGGTTTGCTGTGCCACCATTCCGGTTCCAGCAGTAATCAAAGCGCGCATCATAGTCTTTCAGTTCTCCTTAAGGGTCGTGTTATTGGGTTCGAGCAGCCTCAATCAGCTTGCTGGACATTTCGTCGTGGGCCTGGACACTCTTTTGGGCCATCTCATAAATTCGTTGCACTTGGACCATTTCGATCATCGTGGAGACCACATTCACGTTGCTCGACTCGATTGATTCGGGAGTCAGAACAGCATTGGGTTCGGCGGTGACGTTGCCAATGGCGGTGAACAAGCTATCGCCTGCTTTCTTCCAATCGCCATCAAAAACGGCGACCTTACCGAGCACTTGATCTCCCACTGTCACCGATCCATCGTTGGTGATTCGAACCGGGCCGGGAGCGCTCACCGTGATCGGGTTGCCAGATGCATCAAGCACTGGAAAACCATTTGGGTTGACAATTTGGCGTTGGTCGTCGAGGCCAAAGTTGCCTGCGCGGGTGTACATCACGCCACCAGGTGTTTGAACAGCAAACATCCCCTTTTCGGTGGAAATCGAAACATCCAGCCCGTTGCCGGTGGTTTGGGTTGCGCCGCGTTCAAATACGGTTGCTGTCGCAGAAATTTCGGGGCCAGTTTGTAAAGTGCCGAGCAATCGACCTTCTCCTCCGCCATCACGCATCTCGCGCAAAAGGCTCTCCTGAAAGGCCATTTCGTCCCGTTTGTATCCGGTTGTGCTGGCGTTGGCGAGGTTGTGCGCCACGCTATCGAGCCATGCCTGACCCGCTGCCATTCCGGTTGCCGCTGTATAAAGACCGCGATTCATCCCAATTTGTCTATTGGCTAGTGTTCTTGCTAGGGTTAGGGTAAGAACTTCGCAATCTACTTTAGGTTTATGTGAATTCAGGCTGGAAATGTGGAATGCATCCACCCTTTTCGCGATCCGAACATATAATAAAAACGATGGCTCTAATTGTCACCAAGAAGTCAGAAGCTCCTTTTTCTGAATTTGATCTGCAGTGCAATCGGCTCGAAGATTCTCCGAGTGAACTAGTTTCGGAGAGTCGGCGATATTACGATGGCAAGTACTTTAAGGCGGTACATTCAAAAATAGGGCCGGGCCATATCCAGCCTTGGCATAGGCATTCTCAAACAGCTGAACTCGTCGTCGTTCTACGCGGAAAGATCCGGTTTCATGAGGGGAAGGAGTGCTATGATCTGGTCGAAGGAGACTCTGCACTTTGGCTCCCAGATGAAATCAACCTGCATACAATGGAAAATGCAACCGGTGAATGGTCTGAATATCTCACGATAAAATCGCCTTGCCATCAAACGCCGATTTCGATCATGGAGTCCGATCGAATCACTGATGGTGTGAAATGAAAGGTGAGACTGCCTGCGCGCCACCGGAACTTGTTAAAAACGCTAAGTCAATTCTGAGCGCGTTCTTAAGCGAATACTCTATCTCGGTTGGTGGCCAGAACGTTGACGTCGAAACCGGTGCTGCAGTCGAAATTCTGGCCTACTTTTTCAAATACTGGTTTGTTTGGGCAGGTAGCCCGAGCACATTCGCAAGCCGGGAAGTGTGGGTAAGAGGCGCAGCCAATGAACTTGACAAAGTTCCATGGATGAGCGCACGGTTCTCATTTGAGCAACTCTTGGCGGCAGTCAGCTTGCTTGCTGAGTTGGAACTCCTAGAACCCACTGTACGTGAAGACTTTTTCACCAATACTTCGCAAACGAATGAAAAACTAAAAGTGCCTGTGATTCAACTGAATCTTAATGCAGTTGTTCCGTTGCAGGTCCAAGCGGTTTTTGCGGAAACGATTTCAAATACGATAAATCGCTTTGAAAGACGAAGAAAGCTGATCGAAGATCGTGGCCCAGGTGCTCCTGTTGTTGGCCCCCAAAACATGTCTGAGATGCTAGAAAACATCCCAGCTGGAGGCACGATCCGAATGGCAATGTATTCTGGCCGAACAGTGTTTCACACCGAGGACCAGCAGGGAAGAGTCTCGGAGCACTCAATCAAAGAACTTTTGGAGCATCGGAACGAATACAAAATAAAGATGCTCATCTTAACCGATAAGGCGATTGCACCACTCAACGAGTCTGCGACCGAAACTTGGCTTCGAGCTAACCTTGTAGAGGGAATCGGCAAAATCAGAGAAGTTGACTTATCTGATGATCAGCTGATGCGTCTAGACGTGCGCCTATATGGTGACGAGATCAAAGACGGGTTGTTTAGAGGAACAATCGTGACGGATCATAACGATGTTCCCATTCAGACTCTATTCACAATATTCGACTTTTGGAACGAACGCGGG encodes the following:
- the flgG gene encoding flagellar basal-body rod protein FlgG: MMRALITAGTGMVAQQTNLDVISNNLSNINTVAFKGMRAEFQDLMYQSLKPSGAETSGTVRLPGGIQVGLGTRYAGNSVNFSQGGLQATGNPYELAITGEGFFAVELPDGSTGYTRDGSFKRDADGTLVTSDGYKLIPNMSVPANATSFSVSANGNVSVQLPGQDQPQLLGTITLTTFPNPAGLTRLGQNIYQAGGASGDPQTGNPGENGAGSIQGGFVEGSNVSIVEEMIRMITAQRAYEINSKAIQTADDMLSILNQLKR
- a CDS encoding flagellar hook-basal body protein — protein: MNRGLYTAATGMAAGQAWLDSVAHNLANASTTGYKRDEMAFQESLLREMRDGGGEGRLLGTLQTGPEISATATVFERGATQTTGNGLDVSISTEKGMFAVQTPGGVMYTRAGNFGLDDQRQIVNPNGFPVLDASGNPITVSAPGPVRITNDGSVTVGDQVLGKVAVFDGDWKKAGDSLFTAIGNVTAEPNAVLTPESIESSNVNVVSTMIEMVQVQRIYEMAQKSVQAHDEMSSKLIEAARTQ
- a CDS encoding cupin domain-containing protein; this encodes MALIVTKKSEAPFSEFDLQCNRLEDSPSELVSESRRYYDGKYFKAVHSKIGPGHIQPWHRHSQTAELVVVLRGKIRFHEGKECYDLVEGDSALWLPDEINLHTMENATGEWSEYLTIKSPCHQTPISIMESDRITDGVK